Proteins encoded within one genomic window of Lynx canadensis isolate LIC74 chromosome B2, mLynCan4.pri.v2, whole genome shotgun sequence:
- the AIG1 gene encoding androgen-induced gene 1 protein isoform X11, which translates to MALVPCQVLRVAILLSYCSILCNYKAIEMPSHQTYGGSWKFLTFIDL; encoded by the exons ATGGCGCTTGTCCCGTGCCAGGTGCTGCGGGTGGCGATCCTGCTGTCCTACTGTTCTATCCTGTGCAACTACAAGGCCATCGAAATGCCCTCGCATCAGACCTACGGCGGGAGCTGGAAATTCCTGACGTTCATTGATCTG TGA